In a single window of the Solea senegalensis isolate Sse05_10M linkage group LG1, IFAPA_SoseM_1, whole genome shotgun sequence genome:
- the LOC122758394 gene encoding AP-2 complex subunit mu-A isoform X1: MIGGLFIYNHKGEVLISRVYRDDIGRNAVDAFRVNVIHARQQVRSPVTNIARTSFFHVKRSNIWLAAVTKQNVNAAMVFEFLYKMCDVMTAYFGKISEENIKNNFVLIYELLDEILDFGYPQNSETGALKTFITQQGIKGQHQTKEEQSQITSQVTGQIGWRREGIKYRRNELFLDVLESVNLLMSPQGQVLSAHVSGRVVMKSYLSGMPECKFGMNDKIVIDKQGKGGASDDAGKSDLGGGSGKQSIAIDDCTFHQCVRLSKFDSERSISFIPPDGEYELMRYRTTKDIILPFRVIPLVREVGRTKLEVKVVIKSNFKPSLLAQKIEVRIPTPLNTSGVQVICMKGKAKYKASENAIVWKIKRMAGMKESQISAEIELLPTNDKKKWARPPISMNFEVPFAPSGLKVRYLKVFESKLNYSDHDVIKWVRYIGRSGIYETRC, translated from the exons ATGATTGGAGGACTGTTTATCTACAACCACAAGGGGGAGGTCCTCATCTCCCGGGTCTACCGAGATGACATAGG ACGTAATGCAGTGGACGCATTCCGCGTGAACGTGATTCACGCCAGGCAGCAGGTCCGATCGCCAGTGACCAACATCGCCCGCACCAGCTTCTTCCATGTCAAGCGCTCCAACATTTGGTTGGCGGCAGTCACTAAGCAGAATGTCAACGCTGCCATGGTGTTCGAGTTCCTTTATAAGATGTGTGACGTCATGACGGCCTATTTTGGCAAGATCAGCGAGGAGAACATCAAGAACAACTTTGTGCTCATCTACGAGCTGCTGGACG AGATCCTGGACTTCGGTTACCCTCAGAACTCCGAGACTGGAGCGTTGAAGACCTTCATCACCCAACAGGGCATTAAGGGACAG CACCAG acAAAAGAGGAGCAGTCTCAGATCACCAGCCAGGTGACGGGGCAGATCGGCTGGCGACGCGAGGGCATCAAGTATCGTCGCAATGAACTTTTCCTGGACGTACTGGAAAGTGTCAACCTGCTGATGTCACCACAAG gtCAGGTCCTGAGTGCTCATGTGTCTGGAAGAGTAGTGATGAAGAGCTACTTGAGTGGAATGCCTGAGTGTAAATTCGGCATGAATGACAAGATTGTCATTGACAAACAGGGCAAGGGAGGAGCATCTGATGACGCAGGGAAGAG TGATTTAGGGGGAGGAAG cGGGAAGCAGTCCATCGCCATCGACGACTGCACTTTTCATCAGTGCGTGCGCCTCAGTAAGTTTGACTCGGAGCGCAGCATCAGCTTCATCCCCCCTGATGGAGAGTATGAACTCATGAG GTATCGCACCACTAAGGACATCATCCTGCCCTTCAGAGTTATCCCTCTGGTCCGCGAGGTGGGTCGCACTAAACTGGAGGTTAAGGTGGTCATTAAGTCTAACTTCAAACCCTCTCTGCTGGCTCAGAAGATCGAG GTGCGTATCCCAACACCCCTCAACACCAGTGGAGTGCAGGTGATTTGTATGAAGGGAAAAGCCAAATACAAGGCCAGTGAGAACGCCATCGTGTGGAA gatcAAACGCATGGCCGGGATGAAAGAATCTCAGATCAGCGCTGAGATCGAGCTGTTGCCCACCAACGATAAGAAGAAATGGGCCAGGCCTCCCATCTCTATGAACTTTGAG
- the LOC122767722 gene encoding segment polarity protein dishevelled homolog DVL-3-like, producing the protein MGETKIIYHLDDQETPYLVKLSVPADKVTLADFKNVLKKPNYKFFFKSMDDDFGVVKEEISDDNAKLPCFNGRVVSWLVSGDGSHTDAVSVADSLEPTPPLERTGGIGDSRPPSYHGKAASGRDSLDNETETSSMVSQRRERERPRRKHTNDHGGRQNGFSSRAVGRGGAEYDSCSSFMSSELESTSCFDSEDDDATSRFSSSTEQSSSRLMRRHRRRRRKPKASNMDRSSSFSSITDSTMSLNIITVTLNMEKYNFLGISIVGQSNERGDGGIYIGSIMKGGAVAADGRIEPGDMLLQVNDINFENMSNDDAVRVLRDIVHKPGPITLTVAKCWDPNPRSCFALPRSEPIRPIDPAAWVSHTAAMTGVYPPYGMSPSMSTVTSTSSSISSSLPETERFDEFHLSIHSDMATVAKAMACPESGLEVRDRMWLKITIANAFIGSDVVDWLFHHVEGFSDRREARKYASNLLKAGYIRHTVNKITFSEQCYYVFGDLCGNMTHLSLHDHDGSSGGASDQDTLPPLPHPGAAPWPMPLPYQFPIPHPYDLTQPFPGGPGAGSAGSQHSESSGSNCSKNEARKSGGSGSETEIRSHRAPSERSVAPPSERSIRSSISHRSANSHSIAYGPGLVYGPPGLPPQPSHLSTAAPGAPPGREIPSVPPELTASRQSLRMAVGNAGEFFVDVM; encoded by the exons GTGGTAAAGGAGGAAATATCAGATGACAACGCTAAGCTGCCCTGTTTTAATGGACGTGTGGTGTCATGG TTGGTTTCTGGAGACGGGTCCCACACAGATGCAGTCTCAGTTGCAGATAGTTTAGAGCCAACACCCCCTTTGGAGAGGACTGGGGGCATTGGAGACTCACGACCACCTTCCTATCA CGGGAAAGCAGCAAGTGGTCGGGACAGTTTGGACAATGAGACAGAGACCTCCTCCATGGTGTctcagaggagggagagggagaggccGAGACGGAAGCACACAAATGACCACG GCGGGAGACAGAATGGCTTCTCATCGCGGGCAGTGGGACGTGGGGGCGCCGAGTACGACAGCTGCTCGTCATTCATGAGCAGCGAGTTGGAATCCACTTCCTGCTTTGATTCGGAGGACGACGATGCAACCAGCAG ATTTAGCAGCTCCACTGAACAGAGCTCCTCTCGCCTAATGCGACGTCACCGCCGTCGCCGACGGAAACCGAAAGCCTCCAATATGGACAGG TCCTCATCATTTAGCAGCATCACAGACTCCACCATGTCTCTGaacatcatcactgtcactctCAACATGG AAAAGTACAACTTCTTGGGCATCAGCATTGTGGGTCAGAGTAATgaaagaggagatggaggaatCTACATTGGCTCTATCATGAAGGGAGGAGCTGTCGCTGCAGATGGCCGCATAGAGCCTGGAGACATGCTGTTGCAG GTGAACGACATCAACTTTGAGAACATGAGTAATGACGATGCAGTTCGAGTGCTGAGAGACATTGTTCACAAACCAGG CCCCATTACCCTTACTGTGGCGAAGTGCTGGGACCCAAATCCTCGGAGCTGCTTTGCTTTACCAAGGA GTGAACCAATCCGGCCCATTGACCCAGCTGCGTGGGTGTCCCACACGGCAGCCATGACCGGTGTTTATCCCCCATACGGCATGAGCCCTTCCATGAGCACCGTCAcctccaccagctcctccaTCAGCAGCTCTCTCCCTGAGACAGAAC GATTCGACGAATTCCACCTCTCCATCCACAGTGACATGGCAACAGTTGCAAAGGCCATGGCTTGCCCAGAGTCGGGTCTAGAGGTGCGGGACAGGATGTGGCTGAAGATCACTATCGCAAATGCCTTTATTG GCTCTGACGTGGTGGACTGGCTCTTCCATCACGTGGAAGGCTTTTCAGATCGCCGCGAAGCTCGTAAATATGCCAGCAACCTGTTAAAGGCAGGCTACATCCGACACACAGTGAACAAGATCACCTTCTCTGAGCAATGCTACTACGTCTTCGGAGACCTCTGTGGCA ACATGACCCACCTGTCTCTCCATGATCATGATGGTTCTAGCGGAGGTGCATCAGATCAGGACACTTTGCCTCCTCTGCCCCACCCGGGGGCAGCTCCCTGGCCCATGCCCCTGCCCTATCAGTTCCCTATCCCTCATCCTTATGACCTGACACAGCCGTTTCCCGGAGGACCAGGCGCTGGCAGTGCAGGAAGCCAGCACAGTG AAAGCAGTGGTTCAAACTGCAGCAAGAATGAGGCTCGGAAGTCCGGCGGCAGTGGCAGTGAAACTGAGATCAGGAGCCACCGAGCTCCAAGTGAGCGTTCAGTGGCGCCCCCAAGTGAGCGAAGCATCCGTAGCTCAATCAGCCACCGCAGTGCCAACTCACACTCAATAGCCTATGGGCCTGGCCTTGTTTATGGTCCCCCTGGCTTGCCCCCCCAGCCCTCACATCTATCTACTGCTGCACCAGGTGCCCCACCAGGCAGAGAGATTCCCTCTGTGCCCCCAGAGCTTACTGCGTCACGTCAGTCTCTACGCATGGCAGTGGGCAACGCCGGAGAATTCTttgttgatgtgatgtga